From a single Myotis daubentonii chromosome 5, mMyoDau2.1, whole genome shotgun sequence genomic region:
- the LOC132234510 gene encoding olfactory receptor-like protein OLF4 has translation MELGNVTRVSEFLLLGLSEEPALQPLIFGLFLSMYLITVLGNLLIILAVSSDSHLHTPMYFFLSNLSLVDICFTTTTIPKMLWNIQTQSKAITYEGCITQMHFFLLFVGLDNFLLTVMAYDRFVAICHPLHYMVIKNPRLCGLLVLVSWVMSALHSLLESLMVLRLSFQPDLEIPHFFCELNQMVQLACSDTFLTNMVMYFGAVLLGGGPFVCILYSYSKIVSSICRMTTAQRKYKAFSTCVSHLSVVSFFYSTGVGVYLSSAVTQSSDSSATASVMYTVVTPMLNPFIYSLRNKDIKRALKRFFGMAAIKRPIVLGLKKCT, from the coding sequence ATGGAACTGGGGAATGTCACAAGAgtttcagaatttcttcttctgggaTTATCAGAGGAACCAGCACTgcagcccctcatatttgggcttttcctctccatgtacctaATCACTGTGTTGGGTAATCTGCTTATCATCCTGGCCGTCAGCTcggactcccacctccacacgcccatgtacttctttctctccaacctgtccttggtagacatctgtttcaccaccaccaccatcccaaagatgctgtggaacatccagacacagagcaAAGCCATCACCTATGAAGGCTGCATCACACAGATGCATTTTTTCCTACTATTTGTAGGACTGGACAACTTCCTCCTGACCgtgatggcctatgaccggtTTGTGGCCATCTGTCACCCTCTCCACTACATGGTCATCAAGAACCCTCggctctgtggactgctggttctggTGTCCTGGGTCATGAGTGCCCTGCATTCCTTGTTAGAAAGCTTAATGGTGTTGAGACTGTCTTTCCAACCAGACTTGGAAATCCctcactttttctgtgaactcaatCAGATGGTCCAACTTGCCTGTTCTGACACCTTTCTTACTAACATGGTGATGTATTTTGGAGCTGTGCTCCTGGGTGGTGGTCCATTTGTTTGTATCCTTTACTCTTACTCCAAGATAGTGTCCTCCATATGTAGAATGACAACAGCTCAGAGGAAGTATAAGGCATTTTCTACCTGTGTGTCTCACCTCTCAGTCGTCTCCTTTTTTTATAGTACAGGCGTAGGAGTGTACCTCAGCTCTGCTGTTACCCAGAGCTCAGACTCAAGTGCAACAGCCTCAGTGATGTACACTgtggtcacacccatgctgaaccccttcatctacagtctcAGGAACAAAGACATAAAGAGGGCTCTGAAAAGATTTTTTGGGATGGCAGCTATAAAAAGACCAATTGTCCTAGGGTTAAAGAAATGCACATGA